Proteins from a single region of Nerophis ophidion isolate RoL-2023_Sa linkage group LG08, RoL_Noph_v1.0, whole genome shotgun sequence:
- the LOC133557313 gene encoding calcium-binding protein P-like: MNSKTGKGDYQSAMDPSAAQSTQQGYMYEDQPPAYPGVPQQFTYPGHPQVYQGQPQVYPGQPQVYAGQPQVYPGQPQVYVGQPQVYVDQPQVYPGQPQVYQGQPQAYQSQAQVDQRQSDKHRNNRTTTGESGSKCPKCCLKTRNCLMSGECGRALQISSVIAQCALCFRFFF, from the exons ATGAACAGCAAGACTGGCAAAGGAGACTATCAGAGTGCCATGGATCCTTCAGCAGCTCAAAGTACACAACAGGGGTACATGTATGAGGATCAGCCCCCGGCGTATCCAGGTGTACCCCAACAGTTCACGTATCCGGGCCATCCCCAAGTTTACCAGGGCCAGCCCCAAGTTTACCCGGGCCAGCCCCAAGTTTACGCGGGCCAGCCCCAAGTTTACCCGGGCCAGCCCCAGGTTTACGTGGGCCAGCCTCAAGTTTATGTGGACCAGCCTCAAGTTTACCCGGGCCAACCTCAAGTTTACCAGGGCCAGCCCCAAGCTTACCAGAGCCAGGCTCAAGTGGACCAGAGGCAGTCCGATAAGCACCGGAACAACCGGACCACGACCGGTGAGAGCGGAAGCAAATGCCCCAAATGTTGCTTGAAGACGCGTAACTGCCTGATGAGCGGCGAGTGCGGCAGAGCCCTCCAGATCTCCAGCGTCATTGCCCAGTGCGCTTTGTGTTTCCGCTTTTTCTTTT AA